The Chryseobacterium indologenes genomic sequence CATGATCAGGACAGTATTGTTACGATAGGATCAGTAAAATTCAACGTCAAAAAAGGTGAGGTTGTTGATTTCATTGAAGTAGATCTTGAAGATCCGGACGCACAACCGATCGGTGATACACATGGACGCTGGATGAGTCCTGACCCCCTGAGTGAAGAGTTCCCAAGTTGGAGCCCTTACAGTATGTCCTTCAATAACCCTGTAAGATTTAAAGATCCCACAGGTTTAGCGCCGGAAGATGCTACTGAGTGTTGTTGGTGGCTACGTTTAATGCCGTTATTTGAAGAATCGTCAATTAAACCGAACATAATTGAAACAGTTACCAAGACTGGTGAAGTAGGAACAAAGCAAAGTGAAGCCGTAACAAAAGCTCAGCAGGAACATTTCAATTTTGGTAGATATGTTGAAGAAAAACAGCTTGCGGAAATGGGAAAGGAGAAAAATACCAAAACCTATGAATACACCGATCCTAAGACTGGAAAGACCGGAAAAACTATACCCGACGCAATGACAGATGAAGGGGGAACTGTGGAAATAAAGCATGTTGCCAAACAATCGTTTACAAAACAGCTTAGGGGCCAGCAGGAAATTTCAAAAGCAAGTGGACAGGAAGCTATTTTGAAAATTAATGAATCTGCAAAACTAAGCGAACCGCTTAAAAATTCCGGTATTAATATTCAACGCTATACGCCTCCTGCAAAACCCAAAATTGATAATCTTAGAGTTACACCTGCTCCTGCTCCTAAGCTT encodes the following:
- a CDS encoding cell well associated RhsD protein yields the protein MSEVLKTRDSLSPAEAERRRKNIEAGNPFKKYGYYPKVATLSKGKYLEFHDQDSIVTIGSVKFNVKKGEVVDFIEVDLEDPDAQPIGDTHGRWMSPDPLSEEFPSWSPYSMSFNNPVRFKDPTGLAPEDATECCWWLRLMPLFEESSIKPNIIETVTKTGEVGTKQSEAVTKAQQEHFNFGRYVEEKQLAEMGKEKNTKTYEYTDPKTGKTGKTIPDAMTDEGGTVEIKHVAKQSFTKQLRGQQEISKASGQEAILKINESAKLSEPLKNSGINIQRYTPPAKPKIDNLRVTPAPAPKLIPVPKPKDPCGGVPGCT